The sequence below is a genomic window from Thermoflexus sp..
GCGCGGAGAACCCGGGCTGCAGGGCTCTGTTCCTCCAGCAACCGGAGCAGCATCGAGGTCCGCCGGGGCGTCTCCGGCGGGGCCTCCGCGCTCAACGACGCGCGCTCAGGATCCTCTCCCATAGGTCCCGATCCTGCAACCGGAAAGGGCGATACAGGATGACCCGATCCAGCAGGCCTTCATAAACGGCCTGCAGGCGCTCCCAGACGGCTTCGGGCGGAGCCATGATAGCAAAAGCCTCCAGGATATCCTCCGAAATCCAAGAGGGCATCTCTTCCCAGCGACCCCGCGCCGCGAGGGCGGAAAGCTCCTCCCCGATCGCCTCCCACCCGTGCAGCGACCACACCCGACGGTAAGAGGGCGTGGAACCGTAGAAGGCGACCTGGGCGCGGACGAATTCCCGCATCTCCCGTATCTCCGCCTCATTCCGGCCGGTGATCACCAACACGCTGCCGACGATCGTGAGATCCTTCCGGCTCCGACCCGCCTTCCGCGCCCCCGCTTCGATGGCCGGCAGCAGAACTTCCCGCAGGTAGCGCGGGGTGTGGAAGGGATGAACGAAGAACCCATCACCAACCTCCCCGGCCAGACGGGCCAGCGGCGGGTTCACCCCGGCCAGCACCACGGGGATCCGGGGGTCCGGGATCGGCCCGGGGTCGAAAAAGGGCGACATCAGGGTCAGCTTAAAGAACCGCCCCCGGTAGTTCAGACGGTTCCCCAGCTGCCAGCACGCCCAGACCGCGCGGATCGCCTCGACGGTCTCCCGAAGTTTCGGAACAGGGGGATCCCATGGCATGCCGAAGCGGCGTTCGATATGCGCTTTCACCTGAGTGCCCAGGCCGAGGATCACCCGGCCGGGGGCGGCCGCCGCCAGATCCCACACGGTGTAGGCGATGACGGTGGGGCTGCGGGCGAAGGCGATGGCCACGCCCGTCCCCAGGGTGATCTGATGGGTGTGCTCTGCTGCCAGGGCGAGGGGAAGAAACGGATCATGGCGGGTCTCATGGGTCCAGATCCCATCGAATCCCAGCGCCTCAGCCTCCCGGGCCAGCGCGGGGACCTCCAGAAGCCGGTCGAAATGGAGATGGGCATCGAGACGCATGGTGGAGCTCCGCACAAGGCCTTACGTTCCCCAATTTTATAATGAGGGGACGGGGCTTTGCCCACGGACATTCCGGCTCTGGAAGCCCCTCCGGGGATCGGGAGGATGGCTTTGCTCAAGCTCAGGGAAACCACCCATCGCCTTTTCACCCGTCCGCCCTGGTCTCCCGATCGAATGGGGGGGTGATCCCGGCCGGATCCGCCAGGGGATTTTCGGGGGCGGCAAGGGATGCGCGCCTATCTTCCCGGGTATCTGGTGATCGGTTATACAGGGGCGGCGTGGGCCGCTGCCCTGGGGGTGATCCTCCTGCGCTGGGGCCAGGTCTCCACCTCCCGGCCGTTTCGAATCGCCGGGGTTCTGCTCCTCCTGGGAAGCGGGATCGGGTTCTTCGCCGGGGTGCCGGAGATCTGGACCCCCGGACCAGCGGGCACGGAGCTCAGCGCGATGGCCGGGCTCGCCATCCTGGGGGCGTGGGCCGTCTTCCGGGCCTGGCAGATGCTTGCCCCGTTCCTTCCCGGCGGAAAGAGAACCCGCTGGACAGGGGCGCCTCCCCTCTTCCCTTCATCCCGGGAAATCGACTCGAGTGGGGCAGGCGTCATCCTCCCCCCGCCAAAGACACGGGATCCGGGGAGGCAGGCAGGAGCTCGCTGGATCCAATGGGGCATGGGGATCGCCGCGATCCTCGCCATCTGGCGCTGGGATGTCCCCTTGTTTTTCGCGATGAACCGGTATGCCGGGCGGACGCCCGGGATAGACCTGCTGGCGCGTTTGCTGATCAACGACTATGCTGTGCCCACCGCGCTGGCGATGCTGGCCTGGGCGATGTGGCTGACGGGAGATCCGAAGCGCCAGGCGGCCGTCCTGCGGGCCATCCTGACGGTTCCCCTCAGCGGTCTGATCATGGAGGCGATGAACGCCCTTTATTTCCGCCCCCGTCCCTTCACCGACCACGAGGTGAACCTGTTGTTTTATCACCCCTCGGATTCCTCTTTCCCGAGCAACGCCGCCACGGTTGCCTGGGCGATCGCCGTGTCCCTGGGGACCGGCGATCCGAAAGTGGGGCGGGTGGGGATGCTGCTGGCGGCGGGGATCAGCTGGGCCCGGGTTTACGGCGGGGTGCATTACCCGCTGGATGTGCTGATCGGGGCGCTGCTGGGCGCTGCGCTGAGCCTGGGGGTTACCCGCGGATTGCAGGAATGGAGCATCCGCATCGCGCGCCAGATCGGCCGACATCTGTCGCTCCCTGAACGCCCAGGGGGTTCGCCGTAACGCCAGGGATCGCTTCGTTCCCGAAATGGCGCGCCGGGTTTCCCCAACGGTCAGACCGACGAGGGCAGGAAAACCGTCACCCGTGTCCCCTTTCCAGGGGCGCTGGTGATGGAGAGCTGCCCTCCCAGCATCTCCACCCATTGACGGATGGAGGTCAAGCCGATGGTCTTGCGCCGCGGCGCGTTCGCCAGCGCCTCCTCCACATCAAAGCCCACGCCGTTGTCCTCCACTTCCAGGCGAACCCCCTGGGGCTGGAAGGCCAGGCGGACCGCGACCTGGGAGGCCTGGGCATGGAGGCGCACGTTCGTGAGGAGCTCCTGCACCATACGGAAGAGCGCGGCCTCCTGGTGAGCCGCCAGCCGGCGCTCCTCCCCGCTGATCTGCAGGCTGAGAGAGAACTTCACCTTGTCCTTCAAAGCCTCCACATAGCGCCGCACGGT
It includes:
- a CDS encoding TIGR03617 family F420-dependent LLM class oxidoreductase, giving the protein MRLDAHLHFDRLLEVPALAREAEALGFDGIWTHETRHDPFLPLALAAEHTHQITLGTGVAIAFARSPTVIAYTVWDLAAAAPGRVILGLGTQVKAHIERRFGMPWDPPVPKLRETVEAIRAVWACWQLGNRLNYRGRFFKLTLMSPFFDPGPIPDPRIPVVLAGVNPPLARLAGEVGDGFFVHPFHTPRYLREVLLPAIEAGARKAGRSRKDLTIVGSVLVITGRNEAEIREMREFVRAQVAFYGSTPSYRRVWSLHGWEAIGEELSALAARGRWEEMPSWISEDILEAFAIMAPPEAVWERLQAVYEGLLDRVILYRPFRLQDRDLWERILSARR
- a CDS encoding phosphatase PAP2 family protein; translated protein: MRAYLPGYLVIGYTGAAWAAALGVILLRWGQVSTSRPFRIAGVLLLLGSGIGFFAGVPEIWTPGPAGTELSAMAGLAILGAWAVFRAWQMLAPFLPGGKRTRWTGAPPLFPSSREIDSSGAGVILPPPKTRDPGRQAGARWIQWGMGIAAILAIWRWDVPLFFAMNRYAGRTPGIDLLARLLINDYAVPTALAMLAWAMWLTGDPKRQAAVLRAILTVPLSGLIMEAMNALYFRPRPFTDHEVNLLFYHPSDSSFPSNAATVAWAIAVSLGTGDPKVGRVGMLLAAGISWARVYGGVHYPLDVLIGALLGAALSLGVTRGLQEWSIRIARQIGRHLSLPERPGGSP